A stretch of the Streptomyces sp. WMMB303 genome encodes the following:
- a CDS encoding ABC transporter permease, with protein sequence MSDRPRAHRVRAWTRDLAMGAGFAFSGRQGRLRTLLTAVGVGLGVAMLLLAAAVPSIMSAQESRRDARAVNGSALGNATSADESRATERTLLTAVANTTFHGRDIDGRLLQADGSHPVTPPGTERIPGPGEMVVSPALKELLDSAEGAELAKRLNARVVGVIGDDGLLGPADLSFYLGSDALRAGDAQRVKYFGHVEEHGEVDPLLILLGAVACAVLLMPVATFIGTATRFGGERRDQRLAALRLVGADAAMTRRIAAGESLAGALLGLLLGGAVFALGRGLAADVTLFDVSVFPADVVPDPVLGALVVLGLPLVTVGAAVFALRGVTIEPVRVTRESTPRPRRLWWRLLPPVVGLALLLPLAGALGPGGGEVNEFRVTAGVVALLSGVALILPWGVERLVGKLRGGPVSWQLAVRRLQLSSGTATRAVSGITVAVAGAVALQLLFSGVEAEATHDTGQEKSAQRRVNVIDLTADTAGARKLDRALAATPGVAGTDGFLESTQEVAGEAAGTDAAQYAQVIVGDCATLGRVAEVGSCRDGQVFRAAADPRDTDEETSRPAPPHAGAALRVAGPDGRGTENWRIPDATRTVPAKPSGWGPPVTGILVTPGALAPDRLDLRYTGWVRLQDDEPEALEHVRTTVYRQSPAADVWLSQPTKISAGFAELSRVIFAAATAVLVLIAASMVVSQAEQLRERRRQLAVLVAFGTRRGTLGASVLWQTAIPVALGLVLASAFGLGLGWTLLRVISRSVVDWSVIWPMFAVGAGLVAVVTLLSLPLLWRMMRPAGLRTE encoded by the coding sequence ATGAGCGACAGGCCCAGGGCGCACCGGGTGCGCGCGTGGACGCGGGACCTGGCCATGGGCGCCGGATTCGCCTTCTCCGGCCGGCAGGGCCGGCTCCGCACCCTGCTGACCGCCGTCGGGGTGGGGCTCGGGGTGGCCATGCTGCTGCTGGCCGCCGCGGTGCCGTCGATCATGAGCGCGCAGGAGTCCCGCCGGGACGCCCGCGCGGTCAACGGCTCGGCACTGGGGAACGCCACCTCGGCGGACGAGAGCCGGGCCACCGAGCGCACCCTGCTGACGGCCGTCGCGAACACCACCTTCCACGGGCGGGACATCGACGGTCGGCTCCTGCAGGCCGACGGCAGCCACCCGGTGACCCCGCCGGGCACCGAACGGATACCGGGGCCCGGCGAGATGGTGGTCTCGCCCGCGCTCAAGGAGCTGCTCGACTCCGCGGAGGGCGCTGAGCTCGCGAAGCGGCTGAACGCGCGGGTCGTCGGCGTCATCGGCGACGACGGCCTGCTCGGACCGGCCGATCTCTCCTTCTACCTGGGCAGTGACGCGCTGCGGGCGGGGGACGCACAGCGCGTGAAGTACTTCGGCCACGTCGAGGAGCACGGCGAGGTGGACCCGCTGCTGATCCTGCTGGGCGCGGTGGCGTGCGCCGTGCTGCTGATGCCGGTGGCCACCTTCATCGGGACGGCCACCCGGTTCGGCGGCGAGCGGCGGGACCAGCGGCTGGCGGCCCTGCGACTGGTGGGCGCCGACGCGGCCATGACCCGCCGGATCGCCGCCGGTGAGTCGCTGGCCGGAGCGCTGCTGGGGCTGCTGCTCGGCGGCGCGGTCTTCGCGCTCGGGCGCGGACTGGCCGCGGACGTCACCCTCTTCGACGTCAGTGTCTTCCCCGCCGACGTGGTCCCGGACCCGGTGCTGGGCGCGCTGGTGGTGCTCGGGTTGCCGCTGGTGACCGTCGGCGCCGCCGTGTTCGCGCTGCGGGGCGTGACGATCGAGCCGGTGCGGGTGACCCGGGAGAGCACGCCGCGGCCGCGCCGGCTGTGGTGGCGGCTGTTGCCTCCGGTGGTCGGGCTGGCGCTGCTGCTGCCGCTGGCCGGGGCGCTGGGCCCGGGGGGCGGCGAGGTGAACGAGTTCCGGGTCACCGCCGGGGTGGTGGCGCTGCTGAGCGGGGTCGCGCTGATACTGCCCTGGGGGGTGGAGCGGCTGGTCGGCAAGCTGCGCGGAGGGCCGGTCTCCTGGCAGCTCGCGGTGCGCCGGCTCCAGTTGTCCAGCGGCACGGCGACCCGGGCCGTCAGCGGAATCACCGTCGCCGTGGCCGGGGCCGTCGCGCTGCAACTGCTGTTCAGCGGGGTCGAGGCGGAGGCCACACACGACACCGGCCAGGAGAAGTCCGCGCAGCGGCGGGTGAACGTCATCGACCTCACAGCCGACACCGCGGGCGCCCGGAAGCTGGACCGGGCTCTCGCCGCCACCCCGGGCGTCGCCGGGACCGACGGGTTCCTGGAGAGCACCCAGGAGGTCGCGGGAGAGGCGGCGGGCACCGACGCTGCGCAGTACGCGCAGGTCATCGTGGGCGACTGCGCAACGCTGGGGAGGGTGGCGGAGGTCGGCTCCTGCCGCGACGGGCAGGTCTTCCGCGCTGCGGCCGACCCGCGGGACACGGACGAGGAGACCAGCCGTCCCGCCCCGCCGCACGCCGGAGCCGCCCTCCGGGTGGCCGGGCCCGACGGCCGCGGCACCGAGAACTGGCGGATCCCCGACGCCACCCGCACCGTGCCCGCGAAGCCGTCCGGCTGGGGCCCTCCGGTCACCGGGATCCTGGTGACGCCCGGCGCGCTCGCCCCCGACCGTCTCGACCTCCGGTACACCGGCTGGGTGCGGCTCCAGGACGACGAGCCGGAGGCGCTGGAGCACGTCCGCACGACCGTCTACCGGCAGAGCCCGGCGGCCGACGTGTGGCTGTCCCAACCGACGAAGATCTCCGCCGGGTTCGCCGAGCTGAGCCGGGTCATCTTCGCCGCGGCCACCGCGGTGCTGGTGCTCATCGCCGCCAGCATGGTCGTGTCGCAGGCGGAACAGCTGCGCGAACGCAGGCGGCAGTTGGCGGTGCTGGTGGCCTTCGGGACCCGCCGCGGCACGCTGGGCGCCTCCGTGCTCTGGCAGACGGCGATCCCGGTGGCCCTGGGGCTCGTGCTGGCCTCGGCGTTCGGTCTCGGCCTCGGCTGGACCCTGTTGCGGGTCATCTCGCGGTCCGTCGTGGACTGGAGCGTCATCTGGCCGATGTTCGCCGTCGGCGCCGGGCTGGTCGCCGTCGTGACGCTGCTGAGCCTGCCACTGCTGTGGCGCATGATGCGCCCGGCCGGCCTCCGCACGGAGTGA
- a CDS encoding TetR/AcrR family transcriptional regulator — protein MVRAGLTTERLIRVGAELADEVGFDQVTLSELARRFDVKVASLYSHLRNSQELKTKIALLALEEMADRAAEALAGRSGKDALTAFANVYRDYAREHPGRYAAAQTRLDPETAAAGAGIRHSRMTRALLRGYDLPEPDQTHAVRLLGSVFHGYVSLEMGGGFSHSAPDTQQTWERVLDSLDALLRNWPEPRP, from the coding sequence ATGGTGCGTGCGGGGCTGACCACGGAGCGACTGATCCGGGTGGGCGCGGAGCTGGCCGACGAGGTCGGCTTCGATCAGGTGACCCTCTCGGAGCTGGCCCGGCGCTTCGACGTCAAGGTCGCGAGCCTGTACTCGCATCTGCGCAACTCGCAGGAGCTCAAGACGAAGATCGCGCTGCTCGCCCTGGAGGAGATGGCGGACCGGGCCGCCGAGGCGCTCGCCGGACGCTCGGGCAAGGACGCGCTGACGGCCTTCGCGAACGTCTACCGCGACTACGCGCGGGAGCACCCCGGGCGCTACGCCGCCGCGCAGACCAGGCTGGACCCGGAGACGGCGGCGGCCGGCGCGGGGATCAGGCACTCCCGGATGACCCGGGCGCTGCTGCGCGGCTACGACCTGCCGGAGCCGGACCAGACGCACGCGGTCCGGCTGCTGGGCAGCGTCTTCCACGGCTACGTGAGCCTGGAGATGGGCGGCGGGTTCAGCCACAGCGCCCCGGACACCCAGCAGACGTGGGAGCGGGTGCTGGACTCCCTCGACGCGCTGCTGCGCAACTGGCCCGAACCCCGCCCGTGA
- a CDS encoding GDSL-type esterase/lipase family protein, translating into MHAEDDWTTTPLTADLVRGASALERTEHGLLPHRLPAAARAQCDDGQLHMAESQPSGVRLAFRTAATAVELDTLPTKRAYTGLPALPDGLYDLVVDGGLADQGGVPGGNTLTVDMAAGTAETTSGHGGTLRFTGLPDRMKDVEIWLPHNETTELLALRTDAPVDPLPDRGRRAWLHHGSSISQGSNAASPTTTWPALAAARGGVELVNLGLGGGALLDPGTARAMRDTPADLISVKIGINVVNSDLMRLRAFTPAVHGFLDTLREGHPDTPLLVVSSLLCPIHEDTPGPSLPDLEALGEGRLRFVAMGDPAERAAGKLTLRSIREELSRVVRSRASDDPNLYYLDGLELYGEADAAELPLPDALHPDAAAHRRIGERFAAHVFADGGPFAAAPA; encoded by the coding sequence ATGCACGCCGAGGACGACTGGACCACCACACCCCTGACCGCGGACCTCGTGCGCGGCGCGTCCGCACTGGAGCGCACCGAGCACGGCCTGCTGCCGCACCGGCTGCCCGCCGCGGCCCGGGCCCAGTGCGACGACGGGCAGCTGCACATGGCCGAGTCCCAGCCCTCCGGGGTGCGGCTGGCCTTCCGTACCGCCGCGACCGCCGTCGAACTCGACACCCTGCCCACCAAGCGGGCCTACACCGGCCTCCCGGCCCTCCCCGACGGGCTGTACGACCTGGTCGTGGACGGCGGCCTGGCCGACCAGGGCGGGGTGCCGGGCGGCAACACCCTGACCGTCGACATGGCGGCCGGGACCGCCGAGACCACGTCCGGCCACGGCGGCACGCTCCGCTTCACCGGGCTGCCGGACCGGATGAAGGACGTCGAGATCTGGCTGCCGCACAACGAGACCACCGAGCTGCTGGCCCTCCGCACCGACGCCCCCGTCGATCCGCTGCCCGACCGGGGCCGCAGGGCGTGGCTGCACCACGGCAGTTCGATCAGCCAGGGCTCCAACGCGGCGAGCCCCACCACGACCTGGCCCGCGCTCGCCGCCGCGCGCGGCGGTGTGGAGCTGGTCAACCTGGGGCTGGGCGGCGGGGCGCTGCTCGACCCGGGCACCGCCCGCGCGATGCGGGACACCCCGGCCGACCTGATCAGCGTCAAGATCGGCATCAACGTGGTCAACAGCGACCTGATGCGGCTGCGCGCCTTCACCCCGGCCGTGCACGGCTTCCTCGACACCCTCCGCGAGGGGCACCCGGACACGCCGCTGCTGGTCGTCTCGTCCCTCCTGTGCCCGATCCACGAGGACACCCCCGGCCCCAGCCTCCCGGACCTGGAAGCCCTCGGGGAGGGTCGGCTGCGGTTCGTGGCCATGGGCGATCCGGCGGAGCGGGCCGCGGGGAAGCTGACCCTGCGGAGCATCCGCGAGGAGCTGTCCCGGGTGGTGCGGTCCCGCGCGTCCGACGACCCGAACCTGTACTACCTCGACGGCCTGGAGCTCTACGGCGAGGCGGACGCCGCCGAACTGCCGCTGCCCGACGCGCTCCACCCGGACGCGGCCGCCCACCGCCGCATCGGCGAACGCTTCGCCGCGCACGTGTTCGCGGACGGCGGCCCGTTCGCCGCCGCGCCCGCGTGA
- a CDS encoding ABC transporter ATP-binding protein, with translation MLPPLSTGQGSDPSAGPLLHAEGVHKTYGSTAALSGADFSVAAGEVVAVMGPSGSGKSTLLHCLAGIVPPDAGRITYRGREMSALSDAERSTLRRGDFGFIFQFGQLVPELTCLENAALPLRLAGARRKEAEAQAQEWLARLEVDDIRHHRPGQVSGGQGQRVAVARALAGSPRVVFADEPTGALDSLNGERVMQLLTTAARETGAAVVLVTHEARVAAYSDREVVVRDGTARDMSGVVGAV, from the coding sequence TTGCTCCCCCCACTCAGCACCGGCCAGGGGTCCGACCCGTCGGCCGGACCCCTGCTGCACGCCGAGGGCGTGCACAAGACCTACGGATCGACAGCGGCGCTCTCCGGTGCCGACTTCTCCGTCGCCGCCGGTGAAGTCGTCGCGGTGATGGGCCCCTCGGGCTCCGGCAAGTCCACACTGCTGCACTGCCTGGCGGGAATCGTCCCGCCGGACGCGGGCCGGATCACCTACCGGGGCCGCGAGATGTCGGCGCTCTCGGACGCGGAACGCAGCACGCTCCGCCGCGGTGACTTCGGGTTCATCTTCCAGTTCGGACAACTGGTGCCCGAGCTGACCTGCCTGGAGAACGCGGCCCTCCCGCTGCGGCTGGCGGGCGCACGCCGCAAGGAGGCCGAGGCACAGGCCCAGGAGTGGCTCGCCCGCCTGGAGGTCGACGACATCCGCCACCACCGGCCCGGCCAGGTCTCCGGCGGCCAGGGCCAGCGCGTCGCCGTGGCCCGCGCGCTGGCCGGATCCCCCCGCGTCGTCTTCGCCGACGAGCCGACCGGCGCGCTGGACTCGCTCAACGGTGAGCGGGTCATGCAGCTGCTGACGACCGCCGCCCGCGAGACCGGGGCCGCGGTGGTGCTCGTCACCCACGAGGCGCGGGTGGCCGCCTACTCCGACCGCGAGGTCGTCGTACGGGACGGCACGGCACGGGACATGAGCGGTGTGGTGGGCGCGGTATGA
- a CDS encoding FBP domain-containing protein — MQPLTEREIRAAFVNCTKGEAKRLSVPRDLAERPWADLDYLGWRDPQAPDRAYLVTRRGDRPRALALRCPAPAPWQTRRSMCSICLTDHTSGVSLMVAPMAGKAGKQGNSVGTYLCSDLSCSLYVRGKKDTGLAVRYRESLTVEEKIQRAAANLDTFLARVTA, encoded by the coding sequence ATGCAACCGTTGACCGAGCGAGAGATCCGGGCCGCGTTCGTGAACTGCACGAAGGGCGAGGCCAAGCGGCTGTCCGTGCCACGCGACCTGGCCGAGCGGCCCTGGGCGGACCTGGACTACCTGGGCTGGCGCGACCCCCAGGCCCCCGACCGCGCCTACCTGGTCACCCGGCGGGGCGACCGCCCCAGAGCCCTCGCACTGCGCTGCCCCGCCCCGGCCCCCTGGCAGACCCGGCGCAGCATGTGCTCGATATGCCTGACCGACCACACGAGCGGGGTCTCGCTGATGGTCGCGCCGATGGCCGGCAAGGCCGGGAAGCAGGGCAACTCGGTGGGCACCTACCTGTGCAGCGACCTGAGCTGCTCGCTCTACGTACGGGGCAAGAAGGACACGGGCCTCGCCGTCCGGTACCGCGAGTCGCTCACCGTCGAGGAGAAGATCCAGCGCGCGGCGGCCAACCTCGACACGTTCCTGGCCCGGGTGACGGCCTGA